In the genome of Parus major isolate Abel chromosome 3, Parus_major1.1, whole genome shotgun sequence, the window TTATGATTAGAAATTTAGTTATATCCAGCCCTTTTCCCTCTACAGCATCTGAATCTACTGGTTCTGTGAAGGTTATGAATGTCAAGAAGTGGTTATCAGTACATATTATTTGGTTTCGAGTTTCATAGCTTTGGCTGGCCTTTGCTGTGGAATGACtaggacagaaaaatatttttgcttgggCATATTTCTACTTTCCACATTTGAATTTTACTAGAGAAAAAATAGACAAGTGCTAAATGAACTATTGACAGAAAAGGCTGCATTAAcattatgttatttttcatgtcttcaGGTGAAAAAGGAGATAATGGTGACATAGGACCACCAGGTCCTAATGGTGACCCAGGTAATCCATAACACCTTGTTTATGTGAAAGACTTTTCATCACTAGAAATGTATCTGTTTACATACCGGGGAAAATcattaatgctttttttcatAGACACTGTAATATTTCACTGTGATATTTTCAAATGACTTAAAATCATTGGAGTTGCAGTAGTTGCTGGACTGGTAGTGTATATGCTAAAACAATTCTCATACTTTCTCAGAGGAGTAATCTCTCCAGAAACTAGTGGGAACTGAAGTGCAGACTGTGTGTGTCATTCATCACCAGGGCAAAGGGATGTCTCTGTGTATCTCACTTTGTCTTCCAGTTAACACAAAGGAGCAGGTTGGATGCTCCTGCCCCTCCATGGATCGTGGTTACAGGAGCAGGAGGTTGCCAAGAGCACAGATCACAGAATGGGacaggttggaagggaccatatTGGCTCACCTGGTTCAACCTCTGCTCAAACACAGTAATTCCAGACCACAGGGCTCAGGATTGTCAGGGGCCCAGACtgttcttgaatatctccagggacagagactccacagcctctctgggcaatttgttccagtgctcaatcacctgcacagtaaagaaattcttcctcatattcaggtgtAATTTCCTGTGTATtagtttctgcccattgcctcttgtcctgttgctgggcaccaccaagcagagcctggctcagTCTTCTTGTCACCACCCCTTCAGATGCTTACATGGGGGTATATGGATCTTCCAGAGGTATATAGATGTTCTAGAGAAACAGCCTAGTGTAAGAAGTGTAGAGCTTGCAAGAGTGGCAGGTTTGGATTTGACTGAATTTGTTCTTTCCTGACAGACTGCCTTGGAGGTGCACAGATTAGATTTCTCATGAGAACACAATTTGTCACTCTGATTCTTTAGCCAGCATGCCATGCACCTGGCCAGCATGCAGTTTTGTATGGCATGTACCTTGTGCTTAGACTGATTTACACAACTGAGCTGAGTAATTGGGTAGTCCAATGCAGATTTTAATAATTACATACAGACCTGCAAACTGTAATAAATGGAAACTGTAATTGATCCTCGTTTTGAGATTTGTGGTCAAAGATGTAAGAATTATCCTTTTAGTATTCACATTCAGATTATCTTTGTCAAACCTATACCAATTTAGGTTAATAGATGCTTTTCTATTGTCTAATTTTATTGTCAGAAGTGTTGTAAGTTCAGTACTTTCAAAAACACAGAACTGCATTTTGCAGGTAATTATGTGCATTATGTGGTTAGAATTTTGGATCTGCTGTGATGTGTTCCTCAGGAAGAACTTGCAAACAAtgttttttgctgtgaaagaaGTCCTTGagaaaactaaagaaaatggaaatttctggaaaatgtttttagttaaaaaatattgtgtgtttgtattttgCAGAGAATATCTGTCTGTGCTTAGGTTAGTCCTAATTATTCAGGATCTAAAGATTTGTAGCCCTGTAGATCAGGGCTGAAGATTTGTAGGAAGTGAACTGAGCTGTTCTGCACAGGTTCAGACACCCCTGAGAATCATAATGGTGCAAGGTAGTGAAGGCTCTAATTTTCTATCTCTTTCTTGCAAGATAGCTTTCTCCAGGGCTGCCATGCCGGGCCTATTCATAAAACTGTTAGAGAGAAAATTGTTGAGATAATTGTTGAAATTAGGTAGGTTTTTGATTTGGGTGTATCTGTATCGTTTGACAGGCATCCCTTGTGAGTGCAGTCAGCTAAGGAAGGCTATTGGTGAAATGGATATTCAAGTAGCCCAGCTGATGACAGAGctaaaattcataaaaaatgGTAGGTTAATTTTATAtaactgtttttcctttctttttgcctcATTTTATTGGTGCAATCGCTCGTAAGGAGCATCACCGTTCCACATCTGATTTGTGAAGCTATTTTGGGGTGTGCAGTGAGTTGGTTTATAGAAATGCGAGTGCTCACTTTTCAGCACTGCCCTCCCCCGCAGCTGTCGCCGGCGTGCGTGAGACAGACAATAAGATATATCTGCTGgtgaaggaggagaagaggtACAAGGAAGCCCAGCTGTACTGCCACGGCAGAGGAGGCACGCTGAGCATGCCCAAGGATGAGACTGCCAACAACCTGATTGCCTCGTACATCAACCAAGCTGGGCTCACCAGAGTCTTCATCGGGATTAACGacctggagaaggaggggaaTTTCGTCTACTCCGACCGGTCGCCCATGCAGACCTTCAACAAATGGCGCAGCGGGGAGCCCAACAACGCCTACGACGAGGAGGACTGTGTGGAGATGGTGGCGTCTGGAGGCTGGAACGACGTTGCCTGTCACATTACCATGTATTTTGTGTGTGAATTTGACAAGGAAAATGTCtaagctgctctgctctttcttttttttttttaaagaaaattttttaagaCAATTGTATGAGTTACACCATGTTTATAGAGTAAAAGTGGAATTTTGCGGCATCAGAGTTGTACAGCTGTAAATACAGTTTAGGTATTTCAAATATCAGAATTTACCCTTCAGAAGGGAAGACCAGTAATAAGGCATAGCttggttgaattttttttattttttatgtaggAAAATATATCTATTTAGATAAAAATGTACTTTGGGGCTAAATTTTGCCCTTACAACAGTTAACAAATGTGATTACACGACTGTAAAGGAAGGCAGAATTTGGCCCCTAGTTATTAGAATGGTTAGAATTAGATTCCTGATATTCTTTTATCTTAGTAAAATTTGTAGTTATAGATGATAATTACTTGTGCTACAGGGATATTTTGGCAACAAGACAAATATTTTGCATACTCTAGTTACTAAGGACAAATATTACTATAGGTTTTTTGAATGttacatctattttttttttttttaaactggttAAAGCAAACCAGAAAGTCATGATTCCTACCAATTTTCTAATGTTTCTTTATTAAACTGTTCATAGATGTATGACCAAAAAGCATTTAAGTAAATTGAATTTTAGTGCTGAGGGAGGACAAAGTCTAGTGAAAAGTGtacctgcccatggcaggtgttTGGAACTGAgtaatctttaaggtctcttccaacccaaactattctatgattccatgattctatgcTGAAAAAATTCTTATAATTTAGTAACTAATGAGGGCTTCCATCCAGATGGTGTTTTGGGGTTGGCTAAATGCAAAAGTAACAATTAGATTTTCTGCATTCTTTACTTAAAAATGAATCAGTGCATGAAGTATTTCAGAAGCTAAATTATTCCCTAAAGTaaatgtttcacatttttttaagataatcTTGGTACATCTTGttacaaaacaagaaaaataccagCCCTCCACAATTTAAGGCAGACTTCATATATATGCAATTAAGCTCATGAAAACACATTACCTATCGGTTCCTTTTGGTAAGAAAACAGCTTACATGTTTACACAGATTGTTAAAATAATCTCCcgaaaagcagaaaaattttggaaattttccTGATTATGTGTTTAGCAGTAATAAATAACTTTGCACAAATAATTTATGTACTAAATTTACAATTGCATATGATGAAAAATGtgatgtatatttaaaaaaaacaacaataaaccAACCGCATAatttcacaaaagaaattatgaattACTTTAAATCTTCCTAGGTGTCAGATGCATGACACCTCATCTCACTGTTAGGCAtaaaaaaattgacaaaattTGCAAAATCTCTGACTGTGTTTTTCTTGGAATACTCTGAGCAGTGTtttaagatgatttttaaggatAAAAGATCATTGCATAACATTCTGATCAAAATGTGTGTATGATGATAATGGCAGATTGGTGTATAGGATGTCCACAGTGGATATGGCATATGGCCCCAAAGATTTCCTTACAACAAGGAAACCAATTCATACCaactctgctgtgctgtggcatGTAAACAATCAATGACCATACAATGCTGTTCATTTCCACTGCTGACATAATTTGATTTATATACCTAAGAGAACAAACTATTTTGCTTGCTGTATTTACTCTGTAAATCTCAATCCtttctctctctatatatatgattgttattaattttaaagataattagCAGTACTATAGTATCCTATAGTATTTGATTatcagcccagctccagagcaaTCACTCAAAATGAATGGGTCCTTtgattgctttattttcttttaataaagatAGGTATGATACTTGTGTGTTAGTCATTCTTCCAACTGCATATTGAAAACTATTAAATAATGTGAATCTCCTTCTACACCAATATTCAAAGACTATAGAGTTTGCTGGGAGCTACAGTTCCAGTAGAGCAATTTGTTTAGAGTAGTGTCTTTTGAATATCATGGTTGTTTCCTGCCTCCTATAGAAATCCTCAGAAACCATTTAAATCTCCAGCATACTTTTGTGAAATCATTGGTGCTATATTAAAACAGTCCAAACCTGGGCTACAGATATTTGAAGTTCCCTCATTATGAGTGCTGAAGTTGCTGTTTTTCACCGAGGTTTTGCAAGTTTCTATTGTATTGTTCAATTTCCTCAGAAAGATGAGAAGATGCCTTTTAGGGAGATGGGAAGCTTTTTAACTGATGTCACACACCACATTTTAAAGATTGCATTGATATGTGGAGCATTTAAACAGTCtcaatttccattaaaatttagGATAAAACGTaaaagcaa includes:
- the COLEC11 gene encoding collectin-11 isoform X1, producing the protein MKRDLVFLVTLISLAFLSLLRSGYPQHIAEESCSVQILVPGLKGEAGEKGEKGAPGRPGRVGPPGEKGEMGDKGQKGSIGRHGKIGPIGSKGEKGDNGDIGPPGPNGDPGIPCECSQLRKAIGEMDIQVAQLMTELKFIKNALPSPAAVAGVRETDNKIYLLVKEEKRYKEAQLYCHGRGGTLSMPKDETANNLIASYINQAGLTRVFIGINDLEKEGNFVYSDRSPMQTFNKWRSGEPNNAYDEEDCVEMVASGGWNDVACHITMYFVCEFDKENV
- the COLEC11 gene encoding collectin-11 isoform X2, whose protein sequence is MKRDLVFLVTLISLAFLSLLRSGYPQHIAEESCSVQILVPGLKGEAGEKGEKGAPGRPGRVGPPGEKGEMGDKGQKGSIGRHGKIGPIGSKGEKGDNGDIGPPGPNGDPGIPCECSQLRKAIGEMDIQVAQLMTELKFIKNAVAGVRETDNKIYLLVKEEKRYKEAQLYCHGRGGTLSMPKDETANNLIASYINQAGLTRVFIGINDLEKEGNFVYSDRSPMQTFNKWRSGEPNNAYDEEDCVEMVASGGWNDVACHITMYFVCEFDKENV